In the genome of Pseudomonas sp. LBUM920, one region contains:
- a CDS encoding CsiV family protein yields MRLFRILSLLLVVVAPSAFADSPYLVEMILVRQNAEPVINSRAAPENWDAGAPRLPADKISPPRLGNIVDKLSADTGYTVLLHRAWDQNLGEQPVKLAISDGQEQFGQFPIEGTLNLQLGRFTDIDADFWINQFDANGSVIASEHLSQQGVRTKNNQLNYLDGGHLALLIKITSLTAKPPSAPPPDAQD; encoded by the coding sequence ATGCGCCTGTTCCGCATTTTGAGCCTGTTGTTGGTGGTCGTTGCTCCTTCGGCGTTTGCCGACAGCCCCTATCTGGTGGAAATGATTCTGGTGCGCCAGAACGCCGAGCCGGTGATCAATAGCCGCGCGGCACCGGAAAACTGGGACGCCGGGGCACCACGGCTGCCGGCGGACAAAATCAGCCCGCCGCGGCTGGGCAACATCGTCGACAAGCTCAGTGCCGACACCGGTTACACGGTGCTGCTGCACCGGGCCTGGGACCAGAACCTGGGCGAGCAGCCGGTGAAGCTGGCCATCAGCGATGGCCAGGAGCAGTTTGGCCAGTTTCCCATCGAAGGCACGCTGAACCTGCAACTGGGGCGCTTTACCGATATCGACGCAGACTTCTGGATCAACCAGTTCGACGCCAACGGCAGCGTCATCGCCAGCGAACACTTGAGCCAGCAAGGCGTGCGCACCAAGAACAACCAGCTCAACTACCTGGACGGCGGCCACTTGGCCCTGCTGATCAAGATCACCTCGCTGACCGCCAAACCACCCAGCGCACCACCGCCCGACGCTCAGGACTGA